The region TGTCGGAGCTCTGCCTGACGGTAACCCGTTCCTTTCGTCTTCTGTGCACACTTGTCATTTGTCAACCATGGCATATTTCTGCCCCCAACGACTTTGACGGGCTCCGGTGTCTGGTCATTGTCAACCCGATGGTTGCGAGCGGCGAGAGCTCAGTTCCTCGGTTTATATGGCCCAATCAACACATTGACATAGTACTTCTTCATCTTTAATCTCCCACGGTTAATGTCCGTAGCTGTTTCCTACCATTCAGCCTGAAACTACATCTGGCAAACTGGTTGCTGCTGTGGTCAGCACAAACTGGTTACTCTGCTCTTCTTTCACAAGCATATGTGAAAGAAAGTCTTGGTGGCATGACTCTCCGTGTCATTTTTACCCTCCTATTGTTGGTATGTTTCTGTGAATCCGATGACCGCCTAACACCCGCCAAGCCACTCTTGCCGGGCGACAAGCTCGTCTCCAACAATGGCATCTTCGCTCTAGGCTTCTTCTCCCTGGACCCGGAGAACTCCACCGCCTCAAACTCATATGTAGGCATATGGTACCATGACATTCCAGAGCGGACATATGTGTGGGTGGCCAACCGCGACAACCCGATCAAAAGCGGTTTGTCGGGGAAGTTGGTTCTGACCAACACCTCTGATCTCGTCTTGTCAGACTCCAGAGGCCGTGTCCTCTGGAGGACGACGAACAACATCACCACCGGTGGTGATGGGGCTGTGGCGCTGCTGCTTGAGGCGGGGAACTTTGTCCTGCAGTCTCGGAATTTCACGCAGATATGGCAGAGCTATGATCACCCAACCGACACCATCCTCCCCAGCTTCAAGTTATGGGCAAACTACAAGACCCACACAGCAGTGCGCATCGTCGCCTGGAAGGGTCCTCAGGACCCGTCCACCGGGAAATTCATGCTCAGTCGTGACCCCGGCACGGGCCTCCAGATCCTCACCTTGCATGGGACTAGCAAGTACTGGCGCAGCGGGCTGTGGAACGGTGCAGAAGCCTCGGACAAGAACGGGTTCATGTGGTCCCAGATCGTCGACGACGGGGAGACCATCTACTCGGCGTACAATACGGGTAACAGCTCCGCCCGGAGGTCGCACTGGAAGCTGGACTACAATGGCGACTTGATGCTCAGGATCTGGAGTGGCCATTCATGGATGCCTCTGTTCAAACGCCCGGATGATGGCTGCCGCCGCTACGGTACGTGTGGTCCGTTCGGCTACTGCGACATGTTCGACAAGATCTGCAGGTGCCTGGATGGGTTCCAGCCAGCAGACGGCTTCGGCGCCAGCCCCTCCAGAGGATGCGTGAGAAAGGAGAACCTGACATGCCGCGGTGACCATTTCTTGACTTTGCCGGAGATGAAGGTGCCTGACAAGTTTGTGTATGTGAGGAACAGAAGCTTCGAGGAGTGCACTGCTGACTGTGAGCGCGATTGCTCCTGCACCGCGTATGCTTACACCAACCTGAGCAGTATCGTCGCAACCGGTGGCCCATCAAGATGCTTGATCTGGACAGGGGACCTTGTTGACTCTGAGAAGGCCGGTATGCTTGGTGGCAACCTCTACATTCGGCTTGCTGGCTCTCCTGGTACGTACTATGTCGTTATCACTGAACAAACTCATCAGTTGCATTTCTTCCACAATTGTGTCAGCGAATAAACTGGGAGTACTCTGTGTTGTTTACAAGCCAGTTACTTTTTCTGTCTGCGATTCTTACTTTTGAAACAAAATTTGTAATTATATTTAGATTAAAGTTTTAAATAACTGGATACGGCGAATAGCGGCAGCCTCAGTAGCATGCCAAATTGCGCTATAGCGCGCTAAAGCCGCTAAAGTGTACACGATGACATCAGCGTGATGTCCCTTCGAATGCTATAGCGGCGAGATAGCGTGCTATTTAAAACTTTGATTGACATGGATTTTTAATATCTGCTTTGGTATTATACGCAATGCAAGTAAATCGATGTATTATACTCGTTGAGAAAACGATAAATTCATACTTTCACATGCTATGCTTCAATCTGACGCAGTACTTTTTTCCCTACAATATCCTTCATAGAACTCAGTTCTGCAGTAAACAACACGAAGAGCGGTGTCGGTGTGGTATTCAAGATCGCACTCCCAGTTATATTCGTCCTGTTGTCACTCACATGCATATATTTCGTCTGCATATGCAAGCCAAAAGGTAGAACAAGGGACTCCAGTTTACTGTAATATGATCTTTCATGTAAAAGTGTTGAGTATTGATGTTACTAACATTTCTGCAGGGATACAAGTTTACAAGGAAACCCTGAAAAAACCGGGCCTGGAACACTTGAGCACTTCGCAAGAAGTCTGGGATCAAAATTTGGAATTCCGGTCTATTAGGTTTGAAGACATTGCCACTGCAACAAACAGTTTCCATGACACAAACATACTTGGAAAAGGAGGTTTTGGCAAAGTCTATAAGGTTTAAAAACTTTGACCTTGTCAATTGTTTACAACATTAGAAAATCTGTAAAAAAAAATATAAAGATTAGAAAATGTTGTCCCTGTTAATTTGTTTCTATAATTATGAAATCACACAGGGAACACTAGAAGATGGAAAGCAAGTTGCTGTTAAAAGGCTTAGCAAGGGTTCTGATCAAGGAATAGAGCATTTTAGAAATGAAGTGGTTCTTATTGCCAAATTGCAGCACAAGAATCTAGTTAGACTCCTTGGCTGTTGTATTCATGAGGATGAGAAGTTGCTTATTTATGAATACCTACCCAACAAAAGCCTGGACCAGTTTCTTTTTGGTATCTTCTAAACTTCTAATCCCCTACTCTTGAAAGTAATCTTGAATTTGACCAAGCAAACTTACTTGTCTGAACGGCTTATGCATTGCACTCATGAAGTACACATCCTGTTCTTGGCAGATGTTGCAAGGAAGTCTATACTTGATTGGCCAAAGAGGTTCAACATAATCAAAGGGGTTGCTAGAGGACTTCTGTATCTCCACCAAGATTCGAGAACGACTATAATCCATAGAGACCTCAAGCCAAGCAACATCCTGCTAGACGTGGAGATGAACCCAAAAATATCAGATTTTGGAATGGCAAGGATCTTTGGGGGCAACGAACAACAAGAAAGTACCAGACGAGTTGTTGGCACGTAGTAAGTACTTCTTTCACTAGCTCTTGGTCTGAAAATTTAATTTATAAGCCTGAACTAGCTCAAAATTTTCAAACAGCGGGTACATGTCGCCTGAGTATGCGATGGAGGGCATTTTTTCCGTCAAGTCCGACACCTACAGCTTTGGTATTTTGCTACTAGAGATTGTAAGTGGATTAAAGATCAGTTCACCACATCATCTTGTCATGGACTTTTCAAATCTCATATCATTTGTAAGTGTCACATACCGTGTTATGAAATGCTTCAGATTCTAATAACTCAACAAGAAATGCAGTATTAGCAAATATAAATTACGAATTTTGCCATGATGTTTCAGGCATGGAACTTGTGGGCAGATGGCAAAGTGAAGGATTTCGTGGACCCAGCCGTCACGGAGAGCTACTCGCTTGATGAAGTGTCCAAGTGCATCCATGTTGGGCTCTTGTGTGTCCAGGACAGCTCCGGTGCTAggcctcacatgtcatctgttgtGTCCATGCTCGACAGTGAAGGCATGCCTCGCGCAGCGCCGAGGCAACCTATGTATTTCGCGCAGATAAATTACGAAACCAGTGATGCGACAGAAGACCTGGAAAACTCTGCCAATGGCGTGAGCCTTACGGCGCTTGAAGGACGATAACTGGCTCATGTAATTGTGCCATTCCCTATTAACTATTAAGATTTACTTATATTTGAGGAATGTATTCTATTGAAGATTTGCTCTTTCTTTTCCTTGTTGGCTATGGCATTAAGCCCACTTTTTGTTGGGTTGTACCGTTGACACAGGTtgagattttttttttcaaattaatTGAACGATAAGCATGGTAAGTGTTTTTTTCATTTtggatttatttttttatttctttatcAGTATATATACTTTCACcctttttccaattttatattttccaaaatatTCTTGGAAAAAATATTTGGGTTCAGAAATTAGTTTATGTAATTTacaaaaatgtttattatttactTGAAAACTTCATCATGCATTACTAAAAATTGTtcaatgtatttgaaaaaatgtttgttgtgcattaaaaaatgttcaacatgtatttaaGTGTGTAAAAAGTGTATAAATGATCAGCGAAATAATGTGTAAAATGtgtttaaaaatgttcaacattattTAAAAATGTGCATCATGTTACTAAAACATGTTCCATATGTATATGAAAACGTTCACatataaaaaattatgtttacatTTTGCATTAAACGCTCATGTAGTAAAAAAAATGTTTACATTTTACATTAATAATAAAAATTAAAAAGTACAAAgaaaaaagtgaaaaataaaggctAAAAGGAAAGGAAATGGAAAAcacgaaaagaaaacaaataaataaataaaacaaatataTATAATAAAATGGAATTAAGTTCAAAAAATAGAGGAGGGAATGGAAAGAATatagaaaaagaaatagaaaaacacaaaagaaaaaaatgaatcgaAAGAGAGAAACAAGAACATACGAAAGTAAGAAAAAGAAATCGAACTTACATAATTTTTTAGGCGACCTATGTAAAGTTGAAAAACTATCGGCTTTGGACGGTCCACACTGGCGAGCAGTAGAGAAAACTTAGGCCCCACTGGCGAGCAGCAGAAAAGAAAACCCGTAAGGTTGTGTTTGCCAGTAAAGTATTGTAAAAACGGAGCACTGAGCAACTAAAGTATTTTATGGAAATGGTTCTTAGCACATGCTCCTGCATGTCAAAAATGTTTCtcacaaaaatctacaagtaaaaTGTGTTCATAGTCACATCCAAATGCTACCTTCAATTTTTTAGGGGGGAAATTTAAGCGTTTTGATTTGTGCAGGAAATAAAACGAACACCAAATGTTACTCTTAAAAAAAGTGAGCTTCACAACTGGAGTAAAAATACTTTGGGCGATCTTGAAAAGAGGATAAAGAATATAAAGGGGCAGCTGGAGGAAGTCAGAAGAGGTACAATATCCCCACATCAAGTCTCTCGGGAACATTTTCTACGTGAGAAGCTGGATCGCTTGGAACATCACCGTGACCTTTATTGGAAACAACGATCACACATCAATTGGCTTAAATCAGGTGACAAAACACAAAGTATTTCCATACTTTTGCttctgaaagaaagaaaagaaacactTTGCATCGTTTAAAAGATGATGCTGGGTGCTGGGTAGAGGGAGATGAGAAATTAAAATGTTTAATAAATGACTATTTTATGTCTCTATTTAGAGCCCATGCAGATGGAAACAACCATGAAGTCTTTAAGGTGTGTAAGGAGAAGAGTAGACCAAAGCATGAACAATATACTGTGTGCAGATTTCTCAGAAGAAGAGGTGAAAGCTGCCATTGACGCAATAGGGGACCTAAAAGCACCAAGCCCTGATGGTATGACAGCCTTGTTTTATAAACGTTATTCGCATATAGTAGGggagaagtgttggggaacgttgcagaaaattaaaatttttcctacggtttcaccaagatccatctatgagttcatctaagcaacgagtcaagggagtgagtttgcatctacataccacttgtagatcgcgtacggaagcgttagagggagcggtgatgatggagtcgtactcgccgtgattcagatcaccggagatcctagcgccgaacggacggcacctccgcgttcaacacacgtacggtgcgtgtgacgtctcctccttcttgatccagcaagggggaaggagaggttgatgatgatggctccagcagcagcacaacggcgtggtggtggtggaacagcagcactccggcagggcttcgccaagcacgtgacggaggaggaagaggtgtagcagggggagggggcgccaggacttcagggtgcggctgcccctctccaCCCTCCCTTTacataggcccccaagggggggcgccggccctgggagattcaatctcccaagggggcggcggccaaggggggaggagtgccccccaaggcatgtggtgcgcccccccaccctagggtttcaaccctaggcgcagggggtgggcctagggggcgcaccagcccactatgggctggctcccctcccacttcagcccatggggcccttcgggatgggtggccccacccggtggacccccccgggacccttccggtggtcccggtacaataccgggtgaccccgaaactttcccgatggccgaaataccacttcctatatataattctttacctccggaccattccgaaactcctcgtgatgtccgggatctcattcgggactccgaataacattcggtatactgcatactcatattcatacaaccctagcgtcaccgaaccttaagtgtgtagaccctacgggttcgggagacacgtagacatgaccgagacggctctcgggaaataaccaacagcgggatctggatacccatgttggctcccacatgctcctcgatgatctcatcggatgaaccacgatgtcgaggattcgaacaaccccgtatacaattccttttgtcattcggtacgttacatgcccgagactcgatcgtcggtatcccaatacctcgttcagtctcgttaccggcaagtcactttactcgtaccgtaatgcatgatcccgtgaccaaacacttggtcactttgagctcattgtgatgatgcattaccgagtgggcccagagatacctctccgtcatacggagtgacaaatcccagtctcgattcgtgtcaacccaacagacactttcggagatacctgtagtgcacctttatagtcacccaattatgttgtgacgtttggtacacccaaagcactcttacggtatccgggagttacacgatctcatggtctaaggaagagatacttgacattggaaaagctctagcaaaacgaactacacgatcttgtgctatgcttaggattgggtctcatccatcacatcattctcctaatgatgtgatcccgttgtcaatgacatctaatgtccatagtcaggaaaccatgactatctgtcgaccaacgagctagtcaactagaggctcactagggacatgttatggtctatgtattcacatgtgtattacgatttccggataatacagttatagcatgaataaaagacaattatcatgaacaaggaaatataataataatccttttattatggcctctagggcatatttccaacagtctcccacttgcactagagtcaataatctagttacattgtgatgaatcgaacacccatagagttctggtgttgatcatgttttgctcgcgagagaggtttagtcaacggatcagcgacattcagatccgtatgtactttgcaaatatctatgtctccatcttgaacattttcgcggatggagttgaaacgacgcttgatgtgcctggtcttcttgtgaaacctaggctccttggcaagggcaatagctccagtgttgtcacagaagagtttgatcggccccaacgcattgggtatgactcctaggtcggtgatgaactccttcacccaaatagcttcatgcgctgcctccgaggctgccatgtactccgcttcacatgtagatcccgcc is a window of Triticum dicoccoides isolate Atlit2015 ecotype Zavitan chromosome 2B, WEW_v2.0, whole genome shotgun sequence DNA encoding:
- the LOC119366224 gene encoding G-type lectin S-receptor-like serine/threonine-protein kinase At1g11330 isoform X1, which codes for MTLRVIFTLLLLVCFCESDDRLTPAKPLLPGDKLVSNNGIFALGFFSLDPENSTASNSYVGIWYHDIPERTYVWVANRDNPIKSGLSGKLVLTNTSDLVLSDSRGRVLWRTTNNITTGGDGAVALLLEAGNFVLQSRNFTQIWQSYDHPTDTILPSFKLWANYKTHTAVRIVAWKGPQDPSTGKFMLSRDPGTGLQILTLHGTSKYWRSGLWNGAEASDKNGFMWSQIVDDGETIYSAYNTGNSSARRSHWKLDYNGDLMLRIWSGHSWMPLFKRPDDGCRRYGTCGPFGYCDMFDKICRCLDGFQPADGFGASPSRGCVRKENLTCRGDHFLTLPEMKVPDKFVYVRNRSFEECTADCERDCSCTAYAYTNLSSIVATGGPSRCLIWTGDLVDSEKAGMLGGNLYIRLAGSPELSSAVNNTKSGVGVVFKIALPVIFVLLSLTCIYFVCICKPKGIQVYKETLKKPGLEHLSTSQEVWDQNLEFRSIRFEDIATATNSFHDTNILGKGGFGKVYKGTLEDGKQVAVKRLSKGSDQGIEHFRNEVVLIAKLQHKNLVRLLGCCIHEDEKLLIYEYLPNKSLDQFLFDVARKSILDWPKRFNIIKGVARGLLYLHQDSRTTIIHRDLKPSNILLDVEMNPKISDFGMARIFGGNEQQESTRRVVGTYGYMSPEYAMEGIFSVKSDTYSFGILLLEIVSGLKISSPHHLVMDFSNLISFAWNLWADGKVKDFVDPAVTESYSLDEVSKCIHVGLLCVQDSSGARPHMSSVVSMLDSEGMPRAAPRQPMYFAQINYETSDATEDLENSANGVSLTALEGR
- the LOC119366224 gene encoding G-type lectin S-receptor-like serine/threonine-protein kinase At1g11330 isoform X3 yields the protein MTLRVIFTLLLLVCFCESDDRLTPAKPLLPGDKLVSNNGIFALGFFSLDPENSTASNSYVGIWYHDIPERTYVWVANRDNPIKSGLSGKLVLTNTSDLVLSDSRGRVLWRTTNNITTGGDGAVALLLEAGNFVLQSRNFTQIWQSYDHPTDTILPSFKLWANYKTHTAVRIVAWKGPQDPSTGKFMLSRDPGTGLQILTLHGTSKYWRSGLWNGAEASDKNGFMWSQIVDDGETIYSAYNTGNSSARRSHWKLDYNGDLMLRIWSGHSWMPLFKRPDDGCRRYGTCGPFGYCDMFDKICRCLDGFQPADGFGASPSRGCVRKENLTCRGDHFLTLPEMKVPDKFVYVRNRSFEECTADCERDCSCTAYAYTNLSSIVATGGPSRCLIWTGDLVDSEKAGMLGGNLYIRLAGSPELSSAVNNTKSGVGVVFKIALPVIFVLLSLTCIYFVCICKPKGIQVYKETLKKPGLEHLSTSQEVWDQNLEFRSIRFEDIATATNSFHDTNILGKGGFGKVYKGTLEDGKQVAVKRLSKGSDQGIEHFRNEVVLIAKLQHKNLVRLLGCCIHEDEKLLIYEYLPNKSLDQFLFDVARKSILDWPKRFNIIKGVARGLLYLHQDSRTTIIHRDLKPSNILLDVEMNPKISDFGMARIFGGNEQQESTRRVVGTYGYMSPEYAMEGIFSVKSDTYSFGILLLEIAWNLWADGKVKDFVDPAVTESYSLDEVSKCIHVGLLCVQDSSGARPHMSSVVSMLDSEGMPRAAPRQPMYFAQINYETSDATEDLENSANGVSLTALEGR
- the LOC119366224 gene encoding G-type lectin S-receptor-like serine/threonine-protein kinase At1g11330 isoform X2, with amino-acid sequence MTLRVIFTLLLLVCFCESDDRLTPAKPLLPGDKLVSNNGIFALGFFSLDPENSTASNSYVGIWYHDIPERTYVWVANRDNPIKSGLSGKLVLTNTSDLVLSDSRGRVLWRTTNNITTGGDGAVALLLEAGNFVLQSRNFTQIWQSYDHPTDTILPSFKLWANYKTHTAVRIVAWKGPQDPSTGKFMLSRDPGTGLQILTLHGTSKYWRSGLWNGAEASDKNGFMWSQIVDDGETIYSAYNTGNSSARRSHWKLDYNGDLMLRIWSGHSWMPLFKRPDDGCRRYGTCGPFGYCDMFDKICRCLDGFQPADGFGASPSRGCVRKENLTCRGDHFLTLPEMKVPDKFVYVRNRSFEECTADCERDCSCTAYAYTNLSSIVATGGPSRCLIWTGDLVDSEKAGMLGGNLYIRLAGSPVNNTKSGVGVVFKIALPVIFVLLSLTCIYFVCICKPKGIQVYKETLKKPGLEHLSTSQEVWDQNLEFRSIRFEDIATATNSFHDTNILGKGGFGKVYKGTLEDGKQVAVKRLSKGSDQGIEHFRNEVVLIAKLQHKNLVRLLGCCIHEDEKLLIYEYLPNKSLDQFLFDVARKSILDWPKRFNIIKGVARGLLYLHQDSRTTIIHRDLKPSNILLDVEMNPKISDFGMARIFGGNEQQESTRRVVGTYGYMSPEYAMEGIFSVKSDTYSFGILLLEIVSGLKISSPHHLVMDFSNLISFAWNLWADGKVKDFVDPAVTESYSLDEVSKCIHVGLLCVQDSSGARPHMSSVVSMLDSEGMPRAAPRQPMYFAQINYETSDATEDLENSANGVSLTALEGR